A segment of the Patescibacteria group bacterium genome:
GCAGCGACAAACACAAAAATAAGCTTGCATGATAGCAATTTGCTTCTAAATTTTGTCGCGACATTCATATTTAATAGAAAAATAATGTCCTTCGGAAATCTATCGCCAAATCGCCGACTTTAGCATAAACTTATCAAATGATTTTCGCGGAATAACTATAATCCATAACTACAACGGAGAAATTATCTTGTCAACTGGGCGGAAAATACAATCATTCAGTTTAGTAATCGGGTTTTAATTATGAGATTATTCTGTTCTAATATGAATTATAAATTATAATTTTTATTCCGTTTTGCCGAGAAAATATCTTTTCGCGTCCGAGCCGACATACCAGAGATATCCCGAAGGATCGAGAAGTATTTTTCCTTTTTGCGCACCGGCAAAATTCAGATCAATCGGTAATTTTCCGCCGGCAACCAGAGGATCAAAGCCGGCGATAATTTCGGCGCGGTCGGCATACCCGTCAGCGTCAGTATCGGTGGAAGTCGCCGAAGTGCCCAGGGCCGCTTCCAAATTATCCGGCAAGCCGTCGGCGTCCGCATCGATGCCGCCGTAAGCGATATCGGCCAAAGGAATTTTATCCAGATCGGCCGGCGTGATGGGCGAGGCGATTTTGGCGGCGCTCCGCAATAAAGAATCGGAGAAATCCAATTGCGATTTATTTTGATCAACCTTGCTTTGCAGAGCGGTTTTTTCATCAAGCGTTTTTTTCGCCGCCGCGATCTGCGCCGTCAGATCGTCGGAAACTTTTTTATTTTGAGCGATCAGATCGTCTCTGGTCTTCTGCAAACCGGCCAGATCGGCTTGCGCTTTGGCCAAATCCGTCTGCCGCTGCGACAAACTCGACTGCGTGTCGGCCATGGCGGTCAAAAGCTTGGTATTAATGCTGTAAATTTTTATGACAATGCCGACGGCGCCGGCGAAAGCCAAAATGAACAGGCAGTAAAAAATCCACCGCTGGTAGCGCCGGAAACCGATCTCTTTGACCAGCTGATCTTTGGGAAAAACTTCCGCGCCGCAATTGGGGCAGCGCTCGGAATCGTCGGGAATTTGTTGTTTGCAAGATAGGCAAATCATATTGGTATTTAGTATTTGGTATTTAGTATTTCGCAACGAAATAAAAAATACCAAATTCAATTTTAGGCTCTGGTGCGTACGAATTTATTATACCACAAAAAAACTCGCCGGAAAATCCGGCAAGTTTTTTAAAAAAATGCTAAGAATATACCCACCCCGTCCGCCCGGGGCGGCCACCCCTCCCGTGGAGGGGAATAAATTTATTGCTGGTTCTGCAGCTGTTTGATATAAGCATCAGCGTCGGCTTTCAAGGCCGGATCGATCTTCTCAGCCTGTTGCGCGGCCGCGATAGCTTTATCGATCGCCCCTTTCTGCTGGTAAAGCCTGGCTAGGGCCACATAATACTGGGCGTTGCTTTCGTATTGCACCAATTGTTCGTAAAGCTGGATAACTTTGTCCAGGTCTTGGCTGTCGATATAATGATCGATCGACATTTTGATCACATCGGCAATCGCCAAATTGCCGGCGCCGTTATGATCCAGGCAAATATCCATTGCCGACCAGCCCTTGTCGCCCGCGGCGTTGATCGTGGAAGTGGCCGCCTTGGCTTGCCGCAGCTGGTTTTCTTTGATCAGATAAGCCTGGGCTAATTGGCAATCAGTATCGAAAAAATCAGTCTTGATCGACTTGGCATATTCCAAAGCGCTGATGCCGGCGTCGGTCTGGCTTTGGCCGATCAGCATTTGCGCTTTGATGAAATAAACCGGAACGCGCTCCGGGCTGGCGGCGATCGATTTATCAATGTGCTCGAGCGCAGCTTTAGCATAAGCTGAGCGCAAGGCCGGATCGCTGACCACTTTAAAACCGACGTCATTGACCCGGGCCAGTTCCATCTGCATCAAGCTGTCCCGGGGATTATAAGCGAGATTTTTTTCTCCTTCCGCGACGGCGAAGGCGATGATATCAACGGCTTGCGCCTGGGGCAATTTGGAAATATTCCAGGCGTAGTCGGCCACGGCGCGCAAAAACATCGAGCGGCCATCTTTATCGATCGGCGTATTATTGGCCAGGGCCTTCCGGTAAAGTTGGACGCCGGTGGCGATATCGCCCTGGCTAAAATTCATTTGCCCCTGAATCACTCCGGCAAAGGTCCGCAGCGGCATGACGGCAAAATTATAAATAAGGAAGGCGGCGATCAAACCGGCGCCGATCAAAACGAAAATTTCCCGGTCAACAAAACCAGCCGGACCGCCGGTAGCGAGCAGCGCCCTGGTGTTGCCGCGGTCTTGCCCAGTGTTCGAGAGCCAATGGATATAGCCTAAGACGATCAACAGGCACATATAAGTGACGAAGGAATCGAAAACATCCAAATTTTGCACGAAATAAGCGACCAACAGCGAAGCGATCAGACAAAATTCAACCGGCTTGATCCGGCCGCGGCGGAGCGCGCGGACCAAATAAATTCCTACCGCCGCGAAAATGGACAAATAGGCCAGGATGCCCAAAATACCGGTGGTGGAAGTAAGATCGACGATATTGTTGTGGGCGCGATCGAAATAAGTTTCCGTTTTGGCATAGTTATAGAATTTGGCCTGAAAATAACGATCGAAAGTAATGGCGTAATTGCCAAAGCCCGTGCCCAGGAGCCAGTGATTGTGAAAATCCTTGGCGCCCGCTTCCCAGGAAAGAAGACGAGTTTGGAAAGTGGCGCGGTCAGTATTGAATTTACTTAAAAATCGGTTATGGGTAATGATCGGATTGGTATGATAAACAAAAGCGAAAGCGATAATGCCGACGACGGATAAAGTCAAAACCCAGCTGGCGACGCGGATGACGCGCCGCTTATTGATAGCGCCGAAGAGAAGAATAAAGGCGGCCGCGCCCATCAATAAACCGATCGTATCGCCGGCCTTGTTGACTTTATAAAATTGGATATAAAGGAAAGGGATGGCTAAAAAATAAAACCATTTCCAGGAAGAATAGCTCTTCTTGCCGTCATTCCCCTCTTTATGAAAAAACAACAGCAAGATGAAGTAGAAAGCGAAGATCATAAAGACGGCGGCATAAAGGCTGTTGCCGAGCGTGCTGTAAACCGAGCCGTTAAAACTGCCGATTGCCACTCCAACCGCGAAGACCAGCAAAGCGGTGAAAACGATTTGCCAATCCAGCCAATCGCGAAAAACAGTAATGGCGATCAGATAGAGCGCGAAAAAATGAAGAATGTGATAAACGCCGAGCATCCTTTCGGCATTGCTCCAGAAACTCATGTGAAAATCAACGCCGGTAAAACAGGAGATGAGAATAATGACAAAAAAAGCCAAGGTGCTTAAAGTGATCAGATTTTGCGGAAGCAGGATCGGCTCCGGCTCCGCAACGATCGGGACGCCTTTCTTGGGCGGGCGGAGTTTTGGCGCTGTTTCACCGGAGGCGGCAAGTTCAGGCTGTACAGGTTTTGGCTTAAAGGCGCTAAAGGGCCAGCTGCGTTGCCAATTTTTAAACGGGCTCCATTGCGGATATTTGATGATAAAAGCCAGCCAGAAAACCAGCAGCACCTCGATCAAGATATTAAAAGGGATCTGCTTGGAGGTGATGTAAGGAAAAAGCAGATTTTTAAAAACAAAAAAAACGCAGAGGAAGGAAAGGATCACTCCGGTTTTCAGGATCCAGAGATAGACTTTTTGAGACATAGCGTTAGACGATTATAAATTATTAATGAATATAAAAGCATTCTAACGTATTTTCCCGGCAAAGTCAAAACGGGACTTAGTTAATTAGTTGATTAGTTAATTAGTTGTAATGCTAATTAGTTCGCTGAAATATTTTACTTAAAAACTAATTAACTAATTAACCAATCAACTATAAAAGCTCAATCGAAAAAAAGCCGGTTTTCTAAAAACTAAAGGAGCCACATCCTTGCGGACATGGCTCCCCGTGAGGTTTAAAGTTTCTCACTCAACTCTAATCCAATTTGATTTGGATTACGGTTCCAGAATCTTAACACCGGTGACCTTGGTGATCGACAGCAACAGCTTGTACAACGGCGAGGCTTCGGACGAATCCTGCCAGCCGATGTTGCCGGTTGTTGCGGCGCCATCCAAAGTATCGAGGTCAACCTCGACCCAGTCATTGCCCGTACCCGATTCCATAGCGGAGACATCACCCTTAATGGCGTAATAGCTGGTGTCCTGCTTCACGATCTGGGCGTCAACGCCAAGATGAGACATAAGCGGGAAGACAACCGGACCATTGGCCGTGGTGACGAGAGTGGTGGCATAGGTGGTGCTGCCGGTGGTGCCGCTGCACTTTTCGATAGTCCAGAAATCGAAAGTGGTGGTGGCGTTCTTGAGAACGTTCACGCGGATCGAGCTAAGAATGGTCTTAACCGGATCGCCAGTGGACAAAGTATTGCTATTGGCATCGGTCGTAACCTTGAGAATAGCAAGGGTGTTAGGACCGCCGCTCAAGGAAGTCGCCAAAGCGCAACCAGGCGCGGAAGCAACCAAGTCAACCGAGGAGATTCTCGACGCAACGCTGTCAATGACTTTGGACTGATCAGTGCGCATATTCTTTTGCGCCGCAGTCGAAACCGCGTAGCAGACCTTGCTTGACGCGCAAGTGCCGCTGGTCGTGGTCGTCGCTTCAGTCAAAGTTACGTTGGAAGAAACTCCCTTGGAGTTGGTCAAATCAGAAATAACGAAGGAGGAGGAAGCATGCGAGACGTTAATCTGATCCTGACCGATCGGATTCAAGACGCCCTTCAAGTACAGAGTTTCCGTACCGACCGGCACAACATGGTTGAAGCCGGTGAAGGTGGTTGAAGCCAAAACGTCGTTTACCGAGGCCAAAACCAGGCCGGAAGAATCGGTAATCGACAAGCTGGCGAACATCTTGTTGGCATTAGTGTTGCCAATGGTGGTGGTCGGATCAAGGACGCCAACAGTGAGGTCCTGGATCTTCACGGCTTCATTGGTCGCTCTCAATTTGATCGCGGCCAAATAACCGGTCGAAGCGGCGCCATCAACCTGGATGGTGTCTCTCGAGGTGTTGGTGTCGGTGTTGTCAATCGCGACGAACAGCGAACCAGAACTCAAGAAGGCAACCTTTCTGGCGGAATTCATCACTGAATCCATGGTGCCATCGAGATTGCTATCGTTGGTCGCATCGTAAACGCTATTATTGTCAACATCACCGATAGAATAAGCGGAAACGCCCAAATAGACGCCCTTGCCGCTCAAAGTGTTGTCGCTGTTGATATCCTCGGTCACGCAGTACTGTACTGTCTGGTTGGCCGGGATGCTCAACGACAAGTTGTTGAAATCGATAACGTTAGTCGCAACCGTCGAAACTGATTTTATCGGGGTGGTGCCAGGCACGCCGCCCGGGCATTGATAGAGGCGGAATTGGGAAATCGCGTGCGAAGCAGCCAAGGTGGTGGTAAATAAGGTCGTGCTGCCCGTGAACTGCAGATCAGTAACTTTCAAGTCCGAAGTCTGGTTGGCCTTCATGTTGAAGTAAACGGCCAAAACATTGGTCGTACCAACAACCTTGCTGAACGGAGTCGACAACGGATTGATTGAGAAGGTCACAGCCGGAGCCTGCACGGTCACCGAATTATAGGTGACGGAGTTCGGAGTAATGTCGGTGATCGCGGTGTTGTTCTGGTCATGGACGATCAAATCGGTTGTCGCGTTAGCTATGGCGAAGACATAGCTCTGATTGGTGGAGGACGCTTTCACGTCAGCCACGAGATCAAAGGTATAAGTCTGGCCGGTAGTTAAAGTCTTGCCGATATTGTTGATCGCGCCATAAACCTTGGCGTAAGCGGCGCCGGAAGCATACTCCAGGTCAAATCCCTGGCCAGTGGACTCTTCAACCAGCTTGACGTTTTCAATGCTGCGGAAGGCGACACTGCCGATATTACCATCGTTAGTGCCGGTAATGGTGACTTTCAAGGTGTCGAAAGTAGCGTTAGCGCTGCTATTCGAAGTGATCTTGAGAACACCAAACACCACGCCCGTGGAATTTGATTTAACCTTGTCGCTCGGAGCTTGAGCCACGCCTAAAGCGATCGTGCCGGCATTGATAACAAAGCCTCTGGTGCCAGCCGCATAGGTGCTCTGATAGAACGAATTCACGGAGGCGGTAATCGTGGCCGATTGGCCGTAAACACTGCCCACCGCGTCGATATCAGAAGTGGAATCAACGGAAATGACAGTCGTATCAGCGGCGCGGCCGTCAACTATGT
Coding sequences within it:
- a CDS encoding O-antigen ligase family protein, which encodes MSQKVYLWILKTGVILSFLCVFFVFKNLLFPYITSKQIPFNILIEVLLVFWLAFIIKYPQWSPFKNWQRSWPFSAFKPKPVQPELAASGETAPKLRPPKKGVPIVAEPEPILLPQNLITLSTLAFFVIILISCFTGVDFHMSFWSNAERMLGVYHILHFFALYLIAITVFRDWLDWQIVFTALLVFAVGVAIGSFNGSVYSTLGNSLYAAVFMIFAFYFILLLFFHKEGNDGKKSYSSWKWFYFLAIPFLYIQFYKVNKAGDTIGLLMGAAAFILLFGAINKRRVIRVASWVLTLSVVGIIAFAFVYHTNPIITHNRFLSKFNTDRATFQTRLLSWEAGAKDFHNHWLLGTGFGNYAITFDRYFQAKFYNYAKTETYFDRAHNNIVDLTSTTGILGILAYLSIFAAVGIYLVRALRRGRIKPVEFCLIASLLVAYFVQNLDVFDSFVTYMCLLIVLGYIHWLSNTGQDRGNTRALLATGGPAGFVDREIFVLIGAGLIAAFLIYNFAVMPLRTFAGVIQGQMNFSQGDIATGVQLYRKALANNTPIDKDGRSMFLRAVADYAWNISKLPQAQAVDIIAFAVAEGEKNLAYNPRDSLMQMELARVNDVGFKVVSDPALRSAYAKAALEHIDKSIAASPERVPVYFIKAQMLIGQSQTDAGISALEYAKSIKTDFFDTDCQLAQAYLIKENQLRQAKAATSTINAAGDKGWSAMDICLDHNGAGNLAIADVIKMSIDHYIDSQDLDKVIQLYEQLVQYESNAQYYVALARLYQQKGAIDKAIAAAQQAEKIDPALKADADAYIKQLQNQQ